A DNA window from Gasterosteus aculeatus chromosome 16, fGasAcu3.hap1.1, whole genome shotgun sequence contains the following coding sequences:
- the LOC120833499 gene encoding coiled-coil domain-containing protein 89 isoform X2 has protein sequence MRFAPAAFSPHRSSHVDGPWRSLAELCSLSAEGAKETGMLRSRIDEQSSLIGMLKQRADDVLLRSQALQALNAELEGRVEAHQKELDGERKKGELLKKRFMDLAANNQAIIAFMNDHKEQNSQLKTVNKQLQLENETLFSQKLHDKELLVQKLKQEIKQLTEKQTNKENEYREKLSGWQSKLLEKTTQHQSRDASLLHQLQDAQEKERDAVEMCNDLEMKLQNAEGEQALKDINLRESITRLTKERDKLLHLSMERGEVIQEKQKEIQQLEKRWKEEKKARSKAEDRFEQEAEAVNADVRVKSIQSALDESASKYRKLEEDFQAFKDHSTSLLLQERELNKKLRHMMD, from the exons ATGAGATTTGCACCGGCGGCTTTCAGTCCTCACAGATCGTCT CATGTGGACGGCCCTTGGAGGTCACTGGCGGAACTTTGCAGTCTTTCTGCGGAGGGAGCAAAGGAGACGGGGATGCTGAGATCCAGGATAGATGAACAGTCCAGTCTAATTGGCATGTTGAAACAGAGAGCAGATGATGTGCTTCTCAGGAGTCAAGCTCTGCAAGCACTCAACGCGGAGCTGGAGGGCCGAGTGGAAGCACACCAGAAAGAACTGGAcggtgaaagaaagaaaggagagcTGTTGAAGAAGAGGTTTATGGATTTAGCTGCCAACAATCAAGCAATTATTGCATTCATGAATGACCACAAGGAGCAGAACTCACAGTTAAAGACGGTAAACAAACAGCTGCAGTTGGAAAATGAAACTCTTTTCTCCCAGAAATTACATGATAAAGAACTGCTTGTTCAAAAACTGAAGCAAGAGATCAAACAGCTGACAGAGAAACAGACAAATAAGGAAAATGAGTATCG AGAAAAATTATCTGGATGGCAGTCAAAACTCCTGGAAAAAACAACTCAGCATCAATCCAGAGACGCATCGCTCCTCCATCAACTGCAGGACGCtcaggaaaaagaaagagatgcTGTAGAGATGTGCAACG ACCTTGAGATGAAGCTACAAAATGCTGAAGGAGAGCAGGCTTTGAAGGACATCAACTTGAGAGAAAGCATAACACGCCTCACCAAAGAGAGGGACAAATTGCTCCATCTGTCTATGGAAAGAGGGGAAGTTATACAG gagaaacaaaaggaaattcaGCAACTGGAGAAAAGatggaaagaagagaaaaaagcccGTTCCAAAGCAGAAGACAG GTTTGAACAGGAAGCAGAAGCCGTCAATGCAGATGTTAGAGTGAAGTCGATCCAGTCTGCTCTGGATGAATCCGCGTCAAAATATAGAAAGCTGGAAGAG GATTTTCAAGCATTCAAAGATCACAGCACCAGCCTTCTTCTACAAGAAAGGGAGTTAAATAAGAAGCTTCGCCACATGATGGACTGA
- the LOC120833499 gene encoding coiled-coil domain-containing protein 89 isoform X1, protein MATPPRTAEHLADAGLRAAEHVDGPWRSLAELCSLSAEGAKETGMLRSRIDEQSSLIGMLKQRADDVLLRSQALQALNAELEGRVEAHQKELDGERKKGELLKKRFMDLAANNQAIIAFMNDHKEQNSQLKTVNKQLQLENETLFSQKLHDKELLVQKLKQEIKQLTEKQTNKENEYREKLSGWQSKLLEKTTQHQSRDASLLHQLQDAQEKERDAVEMCNDLEMKLQNAEGEQALKDINLRESITRLTKERDKLLHLSMERGEVIQEKQKEIQQLEKRWKEEKKARSKAEDRFEQEAEAVNADVRVKSIQSALDESASKYRKLEEDFQAFKDHSTSLLLQERELNKKLRHMMD, encoded by the exons ATGGCGACGCCACCGAGGACCGCGGAGCACTTGGCCGATGCGGGGCTCCGCGCGGCGGAG CATGTGGACGGCCCTTGGAGGTCACTGGCGGAACTTTGCAGTCTTTCTGCGGAGGGAGCAAAGGAGACGGGGATGCTGAGATCCAGGATAGATGAACAGTCCAGTCTAATTGGCATGTTGAAACAGAGAGCAGATGATGTGCTTCTCAGGAGTCAAGCTCTGCAAGCACTCAACGCGGAGCTGGAGGGCCGAGTGGAAGCACACCAGAAAGAACTGGAcggtgaaagaaagaaaggagagcTGTTGAAGAAGAGGTTTATGGATTTAGCTGCCAACAATCAAGCAATTATTGCATTCATGAATGACCACAAGGAGCAGAACTCACAGTTAAAGACGGTAAACAAACAGCTGCAGTTGGAAAATGAAACTCTTTTCTCCCAGAAATTACATGATAAAGAACTGCTTGTTCAAAAACTGAAGCAAGAGATCAAACAGCTGACAGAGAAACAGACAAATAAGGAAAATGAGTATCG AGAAAAATTATCTGGATGGCAGTCAAAACTCCTGGAAAAAACAACTCAGCATCAATCCAGAGACGCATCGCTCCTCCATCAACTGCAGGACGCtcaggaaaaagaaagagatgcTGTAGAGATGTGCAACG ACCTTGAGATGAAGCTACAAAATGCTGAAGGAGAGCAGGCTTTGAAGGACATCAACTTGAGAGAAAGCATAACACGCCTCACCAAAGAGAGGGACAAATTGCTCCATCTGTCTATGGAAAGAGGGGAAGTTATACAG gagaaacaaaaggaaattcaGCAACTGGAGAAAAGatggaaagaagagaaaaaagcccGTTCCAAAGCAGAAGACAG GTTTGAACAGGAAGCAGAAGCCGTCAATGCAGATGTTAGAGTGAAGTCGATCCAGTCTGCTCTGGATGAATCCGCGTCAAAATATAGAAAGCTGGAAGAG GATTTTCAAGCATTCAAAGATCACAGCACCAGCCTTCTTCTACAAGAAAGGGAGTTAAATAAGAAGCTTCGCCACATGATGGACTGA